The Bradysia coprophila strain Holo2 unplaced genomic scaffold, BU_Bcop_v1 contig_732, whole genome shotgun sequence genome has a window encoding:
- the LOC119084153 gene encoding serine/threonine-protein phosphatase 2A regulatory subunit B'' subunit gamma-like — MEQSTTKEPEDIECYSSDNSMTTPAPFETFFDELISTPQPETLQSTYKTIPQFYHKLPKNGENVPQKLREEARTLFLQKRSTELLDNTELKALWGLLEKNFTPPLVNAEQFISYDDYLNVIRIAGDKCKRYLTASVFAKLQSVSGFPGRVSIMSLFNYTMRKVWLQQTRIGLSLYDYTGQGYLRESDMESYIMELIPTLPQLEGLERSFHSFYVCTAVRKFFFFLDPLRTGKIRIRDILSCSFLDDLLELRDDESPKDSQELNWFSAPSALSVYGHYLNLDKDHNGMLSKSELSGYGSGTLTSVFLDRVFSECHTYDGEMDYKTYLDFVLCLENRQEPQSLHYLFRILDFEHKGYLTSFTLNYFFKGIQEQILAHRAEKVNFQDVKDEIFDMIGRPADPLRITLKDLINSGQGDTIVSILIEFHKFWAYENRETMVVESTNIDDNCASP; from the exons ATGGAACAGTCAACGACAAAAGAACCGGAAGACATCG AGTGCTACAGCAGTGACAACTCCATGACAACTCCAGCACCATTCGAGACGTTCTTCGATGAGCTAATAAGTACACCGCAACCGGAAACGCTTCAGAGCACATACAAAACCATTCCGCAATTCTATCACAAACTGCCCAAGAATGGGGAAaacgttccacaaaaattgCGCGAAGAAGCTCGCACCCTATTTCTGCAAAAGCGAAGCACCGAACTGCTGGACAATACCGAACTGAAAGCGCTGTGGGGTCTGCTGGAAAAGAATTTCACCCCGCCACTGGTAAATGCTGAACAATTCATCAGCTACGATGATTACTTGAACGTCATAAGAATTGCCGGAGATAAGTGCAA GCGTTATCTGACCGCTTCAGTGTTCGCTAAGCTTCAATCAGTTAGTGGATTTCCAGGACGCGTCAGCATCATGTCGTTGTTCAACTATACCATGAGGAAGGTCTGGCTACAACAAACTCGAATTGGCCTTTCGTTGTACGACTACACTGGACAAGGATACCTTAGGGAATCG GACATGGAATCGTACATTATGGAACTGATTCCCACACTGCCACAACTGGAAGGACTAGAACGGTCGTTTCACAGTTTCTATGTGTGCACGGCCgttcgaaaatttttctttttcctgGATCCGCTGCGAACCGGCAAAATTCGCATTCGAGACATCTTATCGTGCAGTTTCCTCGATGATTTGCTGGAG TTACGGGATGATGAGTCGCCAAAGGATTCACAAGAATTGAACTGGTTCTCAGCACCGTCAGCGTTGAGTGTGTACGgacattatttgaatttggaCAAGGACCATAACGGTATGCTTAGCAAATCGGAACTTTCCGG ATACGGCAGTGGAACTCTGACATCCGTCTTCTTAGATCGTGTGTTCTCCGAATGTCATACATACGACGGTGAGATGGACTACAAAACGTATCTGGATTTCGTACTGTGCCTGGAAAATCGTCAAGAGCCTCAAAGTTTACATTACTTGTTCAG AATTTTAGACTTTGAGCACAAGGGATACTTGACGTCGTTTACGTTGAACTATTTCTTCAAGGGAATACAGGAACAGATTCTGGCACATCGAGCGGAAAAAGTGAATTTCCAAGATGTCAAGGACGAGATTTTTGACATGATCGGTCGACCGGCCGATCCGTTGCGCATTACGTTGAAAGATTTGATCAACAG TGGGCAAGGCGACACGATCGTGTCAATATTAATTGAATTCCACAAATTTTGGGCGTACGAAAATCGGGAAACAATGGTGGTGGAGTCGACAAACATCGACGATAATTGCGCATCTCCTTAG